A genomic region of Ewingella sp. CoE-038-23 contains the following coding sequences:
- a CDS encoding alpha/beta hydrolase, translated as MDRRQFIVGSAAAMVAIRTGSALARKHPASEEGALAAPPSGQYTEIALWKGTPPGGGGPSGSEILSAKGALSNVTHPSLRVFQPSRPNGMAVLVASGGGYKRMEMGQEAWPAADWLTQLGYTAYVLTYRLPSEGWNDGSVVALQDAQRALRIVRSREKHVSVLGFSAGGHLLGLAATRPDFRSYPEQDALDRTPAYADRAALIYPIITLEKPYTHTSTHKILVGPRATDQENAEWSVQNFVTPRTPPMFLVQAEDDPISDPHNTLIMAAACEREHVPVDMHRYSSGGHGFGMGKPGTPTVEWPARYKAWLEA; from the coding sequence ATGGATCGTCGTCAGTTTATTGTAGGTTCCGCCGCTGCGATGGTGGCGATACGCACGGGGTCAGCGCTGGCGCGTAAACACCCGGCGTCGGAAGAGGGCGCTCTGGCCGCGCCGCCGTCGGGGCAGTACACCGAAATTGCTTTATGGAAAGGGACGCCGCCGGGTGGCGGTGGGCCGTCTGGCAGTGAAATTCTGTCGGCTAAGGGCGCGCTGAGTAATGTGACTCATCCGTCGCTGCGCGTGTTTCAACCGTCACGCCCGAACGGGATGGCGGTGCTGGTGGCGTCCGGCGGGGGCTATAAGCGTATGGAGATGGGGCAGGAGGCGTGGCCCGCGGCGGACTGGCTGACCCAACTCGGCTACACCGCCTACGTGCTGACTTATCGCCTGCCCAGCGAAGGCTGGAATGATGGCAGCGTGGTGGCTTTGCAGGACGCCCAGCGCGCGCTGCGTATCGTGCGCAGCCGCGAAAAGCACGTCAGCGTGCTCGGCTTCTCTGCGGGCGGACACCTGCTCGGCTTGGCGGCGACGCGCCCGGATTTCCGCTCATACCCGGAGCAGGACGCGCTGGATAGAACCCCGGCCTATGCCGATCGCGCGGCGCTGATTTACCCGATTATCACTCTTGAGAAGCCTTACACCCACACTTCAACCCACAAGATTTTGGTCGGGCCGCGGGCCACGGATCAAGAGAACGCCGAGTGGTCGGTACAGAATTTTGTTACTCCGCGCACGCCGCCAATGTTTTTGGTGCAGGCTGAGGATGATCCCATTTCTGACCCGCATAACACGCTGATTATGGCTGCCGCCTGCGAGCGCGAGCACGTGCCGGTGGATATGCACCGCTACTCCTCCGGCGGTCACGGTTTTGGCATGGGTAAGCCGGGCACGCCAACCGTGGAGTGGCCTGCGCGCTACAAGGCGTGGCTGGAAGCGTAA
- a CDS encoding polysaccharide lyase family 7 protein, with translation MTVKMQWKIQRKSTLFSALLLALSSANALAEDGQNTPGKNFPILQDAYILQAFDSNKKPNEEPITSSLKNSYFYSNCADAERCDSAIPQGATMFRAPSGFGSTPNSEFPRVELRAKRNFLNGDEFTNTQTGSVYIVKNPDTKSIIFAQIHGDKPGGSELLKLRWQNGDIVAGVKPHYGDAEQRTTLLSGVVLKDKIDYKIEAKGTKSEIKVTVEATADGKTSKKTFSYPKESWQGIELYFKAGNYNQDSSSDGSEAVVAYGALDVSYR, from the coding sequence ATGACGGTAAAAATGCAGTGGAAGATTCAGCGTAAAAGCACCCTATTCAGCGCCCTGCTGCTGGCACTGAGCAGCGCCAACGCCTTGGCCGAGGACGGGCAAAATACCCCCGGTAAAAATTTCCCGATACTGCAAGACGCCTATATTTTGCAGGCTTTCGACAGCAATAAAAAACCCAATGAAGAGCCAATCACCAGCAGCCTGAAAAACAGCTATTTCTACAGCAACTGTGCCGACGCCGAGCGCTGCGACTCCGCCATTCCGCAGGGCGCGACCATGTTCAGAGCGCCGTCAGGCTTTGGCTCAACGCCGAACAGCGAGTTCCCTCGAGTCGAACTCAGAGCCAAGAGAAACTTCCTCAACGGCGATGAGTTCACTAATACCCAGACCGGCTCGGTGTATATCGTCAAAAACCCCGACACCAAATCTATCATTTTTGCCCAGATCCACGGCGACAAACCGGGCGGCTCGGAGCTGCTGAAACTGCGCTGGCAGAACGGCGACATCGTCGCGGGCGTAAAACCGCATTACGGCGATGCAGAGCAACGCACCACCCTGCTCTCCGGCGTCGTACTCAAGGACAAAATCGATTATAAAATCGAGGCCAAAGGCACTAAAAGCGAGATAAAAGTCACCGTCGAAGCCACGGCAGACGGCAAGACCAGCAAGAAGACCTTCAGCTATCCAAAAGAGAGCTGGCAGGGCATCGAGCTATATTTCAAGGCGGGGAATTATAATCAGGATTCCAGCAGCGACGGCTCCGAAGCCGTGGTCGCTTATGGCGCGCTGGATGTGAGTTATCGTTGA